One Gadus chalcogrammus isolate NIFS_2021 chromosome 4, NIFS_Gcha_1.0, whole genome shotgun sequence DNA segment encodes these proteins:
- the LOC130380464 gene encoding E3 ubiquitin-protein ligase TRIM39-like codes for MATANVSWSENFSCSICLDVFKNPVSTPCGHNFCRTCVTKLWDEQVKCKCPVCNELFNTRPDLRVNNLLSEMVDRFGTSVRVKEQPCAEPGEVPCDVCTGTQLKAVKSCLECFTSYCQTHLEPHQRVTGLKKHRLVEPMDRLEDRMCNKHDRLLELFCQTEQACVCQFCTVTDHRSHPIVTLKEEYDMKTAQLGKIEAEVPQMIQERQKNIQEIKDTVKRSKADADREIADGVQVLTALMRCIEKCQEDLNQMVKERLKDTEKQAEDLIKELEQEIEDLTNRSSEVKQLSHTKDHLHFLQAFRSLKDPPPTRDCTKVEIRPPFYVGTLRRSLDQLNEKLNMEIKNLRNVAELKRVQQYEVDVTLDPNTAHPRLILSEDGKQVHEGNVMIYIPDNCQRFQQYVHVLTRQSFSSGRFYFEVQVKDRTVWCLGVALESINRKNQILETPGNGLWILDSNTNGLVFKDNPAVCLPLKAKLQKVGVFVDYDEGLVSFYDVEARVHIYSATGCTFSEPLYPFLSLSHYGDINSPPLIISPVNETD; via the coding sequence ATGGCCACTGCCAACGTTTCCTGGTctgagaacttttcatgttccatctgtctggatgtgttcaaaaacccagtttccacaccatgtggacacaacttctgcagaacctgtgtTACAAAGTTAtgggatgaacaagtcaagtgcaaatgtcctgtttgcaacgAGCTTTTCAACACAAGACCTGATTTACGTGTCAATAACCTCTTATCAGAGATGGTTGATCGGTTTGGAACGTCCGtacgagtaaaagagcagccttgtgctgaaccaggagaagttccctgtgacgtctgtactgggacccagctgaaggctgtgaagtcctgccttGAGTGTTTtacctcttactgccaaacccacctggagccacatcagagagtcacagggctgaagaaacatcggctggtcgagcctatggaccgtcttgaagacaggatgtgtaacaaacacgaccgacttctggagctcttctgccagactgaacaggcgtgtgtgtgtcagttctgcacggTGACAGACCACAGGTCCCATCCTATTGTGACTCTAAAGGAAGAATATGAcatgaagacggcccagctggggaagatagaggctgaagttccacagatgatccaggagagacaaaaaaatatccaggagattaaagacacagttaAACGCAGCAAAGcggacgcagacagagagatagccgatggtgtgcaggtcctcactgctctgatgcgctgcattgaaaagtgccaggaggatctcaaccaaatggttaaagagagactgaaagacacagagaaacaagctgaagacctcatcaaagagctggagcaggagatagaagatctgaccaatagaagctcagaggtgaagcagctctcgcacactaaagaccacctccacttcctccaggccttcagatccctgaaggatcctccacccaccagggactgtaCGAAGGTGGAGATCCGTCCCCCGTtttacgtagggaccttgaggagatccctggatcagctgaaTGAGAAACTGAACATGGAGATTAAGAATTTGCGTAATgttgctgaactgaagagggtccagcagtatgaagtagatgtgactctggatcccaATACAGCTCATCCCcgtctcatcctgtctgaggatgggaaacaagtacatgagGGAAATGTAATGATTTATATCCCAGACAACTGTCAGAGATTTCAACAGTATGTGCatgttctcacgaggcagagcttctcctcagggagattttacttcgaggtccaggttaaagacaggACTGTATGGTGTTTAGGAGTGGCCCTAGAGTCCATCAACAGAAAAAATCAGATCCTAGAGACCCCTGGGAATGGTTTATGGATTCTTGACTCCAACACCAATGGGTTGGTATTTAAAGATAACcctgctgtctgtctccctctgaaaGCTAAGCTCCAGAAGgttggggtgtttgttgattatgatgagggtctggtctccttctatgatgttgaagccagggttcatatctactctgctactggctgcactttcagtgagcctctctatccgtTCCTCTCTCTAAGTCATTATGGAGATATAAACTCtccccccctgatcatctcacctgtcaatgaAACAGACTAG